CTTCACATTGACAATCTCTACGTTAACAAAGCTGTTTAAGATAATTACAAGTGCTTTCACATTAACGCTATCGATGTTGGTACACACGTACTCAGCGATGGTGTCGTAGAGTACCCTGTCTCGGTAGAAGAACGAAGAATAGGAGTGCGTTACGCTACTTACGAAGATGTCGGAGCACTTATTCTTGTCCTGCTTAAGTTTTAAAATGATAACTATTTTGAGCATATCTAACAGGGCCTTGTTCTTTACGCACGACTTGGTGCATGCGTTTAGGATTAGAGCGATGCTTTGCTCGCTTATGtggttgattttttttacactgcTTATTAGCTTTTCGATCAGCGCGCTGGCCGTTTGGCTGACTTGGCTGCTTCCCACGTGGCTGCTTCCGACAAGGTTACTTCCGACGTGGCTCCTTCCGACAAGGTTACTTCCAACATGGCTCCTTCCAACATGGTTGCCTCCAACTTGCGtggcttcttccccatgTGGGTCCCCTGCGGGGGTGGCCCCACTTGCCCGCTTCTTATTCGCCTCtttctcccccgtttggcTTCCCCACGTCAGCATTACCCGAATGAGCACACTGATGTCCCTCTCAGTTAGGTTCCTACTCATGCGATCGTAATTTAGGTAGACGTTCTGAATCGCCTGACCCATAGGGTCACAACTATCTCCGTGACTACTACCAGGAGTGGTCATACCGAAACTGCCAATCGCCTTAATCATGTTCACTACATGTCGGTTCATTTCAAATTctctaattattttttgtgacgCTAGTTTTAATATCTCTTCGTTCCTCACGTTGACCTTTGCCAATGCGTTCAGGACAAGGCACAGCTCCTCCATGTTGAAATGGTACAGTAGTTTGTCTTTCCCGCGAATGCTTGCAGAGTGGGGGGCATCCCTGCCGCTGTTTGCAGAGTGGGGGTCATCCTGGTTACTGTTTGCAGAGTGGGGGGCATCCTGGTTACTATTTGCAGAGTTGAGGTCATCCCTGCCACCGCTTGCAGAGTGGGGGTCATCCCTGTGCGCTTCACCATCGgggctgcttcttccccggGTTCCCTCATTTGGGTTAACTCCACCCAGGTTGAGAGGatctccttctttttgtgGCACTCCTCGGGAGAGTCCTACTTCGTCCCTCCGCGGAGCAGAAGTCGTTGCTTCGCATCCCCGATCGGAAGCGTTGCCAGCAGTTCGTTCGCTCACATCGCCGCTTATGCCGCTTCCACCCTCGCTTATGCCGCTGCCACCCTCGCTTATGCCGCTTCCACCCCCGCTTATGCCGCTGCCACCCTCGCTTATGCCGCCGCCACCCTCGCTGATGCCGCTGCCACCCTCGCTGATGCCCCCTCCCTGCCTCGGCCGCAGGCACTTGAACTTCCCCAGCACCCTAACATCCGTAGTGGTGATTATCCGACAAACGTTGTCCCAAAAAGCTTTGTCCTCAAAGTGTATCTTTGACAGTTTATTCAAGCAAAGCGATATTTCCTGTGTATCTAAGAGGTGCATATTTTGGATTAACTTTTTGCTCAGGTGCACCACGTCAGCTCTGTCCTGGCACTTGCTGACACCTTTTAGGAAGTACTTAAACATGGTTCGGTAGGCTTGGCTTGGCTGCGTCTTGGCTTGTTTGCTTCTTGGCTTGGCTGCTTCTTGGCTTGGCTGCGTCTTGGCTTGGCTGCCTGGGCCTCCTTTCGTTAACTAGTCAGTCGCTTGTAGCTTCCTGGTGactttgcactttttttttttttcacatggttattattccctttttgtcaCGCTCACCTACaatgcttcttcttcgcaaATTcggttgcctttttttcgccacaACATTTGGGTGACCAATTTAAGttgaaggggggggggggaggtggaaCATCCGTTTGGGCTCAGCTAGCCACGCGTTGTACCTGATAGTGCCACTTCACCGGTGTTAGCAGCGGGGTTGGAAGTGACATTAGGAGAGGCATTAGGGGGGACATTAAGAGATGCGCTCGGGGTGACATTAGGAGAGGCATTAGGCTTACCATTAGCAGTGCGACGCCGCTGGCACCGCCGTTTATAATTTGTAGTGGGGGGTTGTTCGCTGGTCCGCACCGTTCAGCGGAGGGGCATTTTGTTGTGCCACCCTTCGCTGTGCCACCCTTCGTTGCGTCACCCTTTGCTGTGTCACTCTTCGCTGTGTCACgcttgtgtttttttttttttcccaacttgAGGTGTTCCCAAGGAGAGCACACCCTAAGTGGATGCCGACAGGGCTCGAAAAGGTATCATCACTACGGGTAGGACCCACACGGGTAGCTTTTGCCACGGATGACCGTACCTCCCAGTAGGCTTCGCAAAGGTTGCATCTCCACAAATAGCCTTCGCAAAGACTGCCTCTCCACAAATAGCCTTCGCAAAGACTAACAGCGCAACGGAGGGGTGCCAACCCGCGCGGGCCCATGGAGAACGGCAAATGCTTCGGCCTCTGTGTGCGTGCTATCCACTTTAGGAGCGCGCGCGAGTGGAAGCAGTTCATGAACCCCAAAATGTAGGTGACCGAGGGAATGTGCGAGGGGGCCGCAGTCCTCCTGGGGGGGTCTACCCCCACACTAGCATGCACAAGCATGGACTACCACGCGGCACCATCCAATAGCATGAACTGCCACCCAGTACCATGCGGTACCACCACTACCATGCGGTACCACCACTACCATGCGGTACCACCCACCACCATGCAGAGACGGGACGAGGATAAAAAAGATCCGCAACGTCAGCGAGAACGACATGCTCCACAAACACCGGGTGCACAAGTACCCCTATTTCAAGATGAAGAAACTCGGGAAATACAATAAGGTGGAGACCACTGATAGTCACCTATTCAACCGAGACGTCGAAGTCGTTTATGATCACAGATACGCTAACACCTTTGTGAAACTGAAGGATATCATTTCGGCCAACATGGAAGGtaacccctttttgtgttgCTTACCTGGCTGGCTCGCCGGATGGCAGGCTCGCAGCGTGTCTGTCGTTGGGGCAGGGGGAGAGAACTCCCCCAGGGGACCCTTCCCCCATTGATCGTCTGTGTTGTGTATGTTCCAACGGGGCAAGCTGAAGACCTCCACGAAACTGTTTCCCTACGTTTGTCCCTCTTCACgcctctcctcccccctcagGAATAACCATCCGGGAGAGATGCACCGATGACGCATCCTTCGAAGTTTACGATTGCCTACGTAACGTAACCctaatcaaaaaaaaaaaccaaggTTAGCCAaggcgttaaaaaaaaaagcaacgcAACGCAATGCAGCGAAATGCAATGCAACGAAACGAAACGTGCTACGGTTTGCTCAAGCATGCTgatcaaaaattaaaacgtcAATAGGGTAAGGGGACAGACGAGACGCATCTTGTGGAAGGCGCAACTCGCTGTGGAGGaagaaccctaaaccctgaccAACAAGTTAAGCAGTTTTACCAatcgtaaaaataaaaaagaacacgtGGTGTGGTTAGCACGTGGTGTGATTAACACGTGGTGTGATTAGCACATGGGTGTGGTTAGCACATGGGTTCGATTAGCACATGGGTGTGGTTAGCACATGGGTTCGATTAGCACATGGGTTCGATTAGCACATGGGTTCGATTAGCACATGGGTGCGATTCACATCTGTGGAGGGGTGAAGAAGGACCCACTGACAGGTGATCCTTCTTAACCTAACCAGTTTGACTTCCCACGTGGAAGTAAAAATCGGTTCTCCCccctcttccccctttgtaGAGTTAGAAGCTGAAGGGCTGTTTCGCGAGATGGTGCAGAAGATGAAGCAAGACGTATAATTCTGGCGTGAGGGGAGGAGCGTCATGGGGACATACAGCCTACTCCCCCCCACACAGTACCCCTACCTCTACCACTACCTCTACCCTTTTAAGTACAATTTGGTATGTGCTCCTTTGCGAagctgaagaaaaaaatgtagcgaGGCGCTTCTATGTGGGGGGAAGTCTTCTACTTTGCCCGGAtggtttcccctttttttatcacgcTGACTCCACTTTGATTATgcgttactttttttttgctcccacTTTGCTCGCCTTGGCCTTC
The window above is part of the Plasmodium cynomolgi strain B DNA, chromosome 11, whole genome shotgun sequence genome. Proteins encoded here:
- a CDS encoding hypothetical protein (putative), translating into MENGKCFGLCVRAIHFRSAREWKQFMNPKIDGTRIKKIRNVSENDMLHKHRVHKYPYFKMKKLGKYNKVETTDSHLFNRDVEVVYDHRYANTFVKLKDIISANMEGITIRERCTDDASFEVYDCLRNVTLIKKKNQELEAEGLFREMVQKMKQD